TCTTTCACAGACATGGATAATGAAGAAATAGGCATAGAAGGCGAGTTAGTAAAAAGCTATGATGAGCTTTATAAAGAAAATAGTCAAGTCTGGGAAAAACTATGGGATAGAAGTGATGTTGTAATTGAAGGGAATGATCATGACCAGCTTGGAATTAGATTTTCTATATACCATCTATTGAGATGTAAAGAGGAAAGTGAATACCGCTCATCAATCTGTGCAAAAGGTTTTGCTGGTGAAGCATATTATGGACGATATTTTTGGGACAGTGAAATCTTTATGCTACCATTCTATATATACACCAATCCAAATATAGCAAAAAATCTCTTGATGTATCGTTATAATACGTTAGAAGGTGCAAAAGAAAATGCAAGGAGCTATAATTGCAAGGGTGCGAGATATCCTTGGCAATCTGCTACAACAGGAACAGAACAATGCTCATTATGGGAATATGCAGATAATGAGATTCATATAACAGCTGATATTGTATATGGAATTTGGCACTACTATAAGGCGACTGATGATATAGAGTTCATAAAGAACTATGGGGCAGAGATCATAGTAGAAACAGCGAGATTTTGGCTTGATAGAGTAGATGTAGATAAAGATGGAAATTATAATCTGTTCAATGTCATGGGTCCTGATGAATATACGGCATTCAACTGCAATAATACTTTTACCAATCGTCTAGTAAAATTTAATTTGGAAACTGCATGCTATGTAATTCAATTGTTAAATGAAACAGATAAGATTGCATATGTAAAGCTTTGTGATAAAGTTAAATTAGACAATAAAGAGCTATTAGAATTCAAGAAAGTCGCTGAAAAATTAATATTACCTGACTACGAAAAGGTTCAGTATATACCTCAAAGTGAAAACTTTGATAATTACGCTGATGTGGATATTGATAATCTTTGGAAAGATAGAAAAAATCCTTTTGGTATGTATATGACTCATGAAAAACTATATCGCTCAAAGGTTCTTAAACAGGCAGATTCTTTATCTCTTGCCATGTTATTTAAAACTGATTTCACAATAGAGCAGATCAAAAATACTTATGAACATTATGAACCAATTACTACCCATGACTCATCTTTATCACCTATAAATCATGCTATAGTAGCTGGATGGATAGGCAAAGAAGAACATGTTAACAAGTTTCTTCAATATTCATTAAGCTTAGATTTTGACAGTAATAGGAATGGTGCAAAAGATGGTATTCACATTGCCAATTGTGGTTGTATGTATCAATTCATAATCCATACTATAGCTGGTATTGATAATGCATTAATTAATGAAGATGAGATACCTATGTCAACCTCTTATACTATGCCGAAAGGTTGGGACAAGGTGTCTTTCAAGATTCTATGGAAAAATGTTTCATATTTTGTTACAGTTGATAAAAATGGTACAAAAATAACTAAGGGTATCTAGTGATATGATTATCCAATGATAAACTTGAATTAGTATAAAATTAAAATATGTATAGATAAACAAGATAAGTAAAGGTAGTAGGAAAAGATACCTTTACTTTTTTAATACCTATCAATAATTGTTTGGAGATTAATGAAATCTTTATAACAAAAATTTTGTCACATAACTTTATATAATTACTATATATGG
The window above is part of the Vallitalea guaymasensis genome. Proteins encoded here:
- a CDS encoding glycoside hydrolase family 65 protein produces the protein MEKNFRIYRNTFDMDYNKHFEGAFCQGNGYQFLRATFEEGIDGEEQGEIYTREFKSVTTEKQRCAITKWGTYIPTIMGNNPQLNEVIINLPYFMDFNLLADGEKLSMNRCDISDFSMVLNLKNGCLTRTFTFNTKSGSTIKAKYERFPSKKNKHLFVQKITYKAENRDANIEITSGIDTNVTTNGFNHFMEISTTTNDDSITVVSKSDMGNTITQSSYLACDKEQVNIIDNKFNVQYDLKENEEITFIKKSFSFTDMDNEEIGIEGELVKSYDELYKENSQVWEKLWDRSDVVIEGNDHDQLGIRFSIYHLLRCKEESEYRSSICAKGFAGEAYYGRYFWDSEIFMLPFYIYTNPNIAKNLLMYRYNTLEGAKENARSYNCKGARYPWQSATTGTEQCSLWEYADNEIHITADIVYGIWHYYKATDDIEFIKNYGAEIIVETARFWLDRVDVDKDGNYNLFNVMGPDEYTAFNCNNTFTNRLVKFNLETACYVIQLLNETDKIAYVKLCDKVKLDNKELLEFKKVAEKLILPDYEKVQYIPQSENFDNYADVDIDNLWKDRKNPFGMYMTHEKLYRSKVLKQADSLSLAMLFKTDFTIEQIKNTYEHYEPITTHDSSLSPINHAIVAGWIGKEEHVNKFLQYSLSLDFDSNRNGAKDGIHIANCGCMYQFIIHTIAGIDNALINEDEIPMSTSYTMPKGWDKVSFKILWKNVSYFVTVDKNGTKITKGI